The Siniperca chuatsi isolate FFG_IHB_CAS linkage group LG12, ASM2008510v1, whole genome shotgun sequence genome has a segment encoding these proteins:
- the lrrfip1a gene encoding uncharacterized protein lrrfip1a isoform X1 produces the protein MGTQGTGRKRSTKKERSTAEDDALNVIAREAEARLVAKRAARAEAREIRMKELERQQKEIFQVQKKYYGLNTKLDDPVDSKWGDIEQWMEDSERYSRSSRIQTLSDDDERMSVGSRGSVRSDLDAVGTYGGGDSSSHSQKKSKKKKKHKHKDRDRNGYDDDYSVISSRSSRLSDESRVSRSSRLNLTSSRLSDDNRVSRASRLELQPASYASSDLYSFNGLSSSRNPGSTFNGYQFYRSLSQITQQLYRRSSLYEDGLCSGSRRVAGSSSHPLEYTSYRSSSSRASSRAGSARASPVDNCSSVASFLRSAASSSGLPRDLDDVTIPDFPDVSRFAPAGGRACDVEDRDYLEKGSRAASAITAATLTSLGGTSSRRGSGETAITVDAETSLREIKEIHELKDQIQDVETKYTQNLKEVKDVLAEVEEKYRKAMVSNAQLDNEKNNLMYQVDTLKDSLMELEELLSESRREYEEKVKEYEREKYAHSVLQFQFNEMKETLKQSEELLNEIRQLRMKQEGFVSEISDLQETVEWKDKKIGALERQKEYTDAIRIERDELREEVVNLKDILKKHGIVLGPDLNINGDSGEAEVDGSPSADPASQPAQGSQTSPTEGNSMLGNTEETQLRSSGEEEVDPEQHQEMFEEAKENHLSSDTLCNVAGVSTLETSSEEQPTEEQKTCLATEEDDVEETGLGNDLNVGTDDHSITEAKDIIVCSPELQGIVTSSDKNVTETPEGGDLGETETTSSSVDTHSDDIRESCNNLFEEQQNKEEAVEESNLRNTESCPQQKVAQDVMKESLPDESVPPVSNTKPQQEPENAQDAENDEAGEISSKSQPQGATASGKKKKKKRRGKKKGGTEDKNQQKDGIDKEKGKTEKDIESAAQDNQPTTEPDIDGSVTETLKESSVDEVKNEQETEEVDGVEAVKPTENVSYNETHKESRMDHTDEHDKEQTENIEEVEAVATTETFSHIETFKEIQVDHVTDYKEQSLETETLEAVSPTEFFSHVETLKESSTDPKKDEQDQEQTLETEKVEEVGSLTSSVPETNLSTYDLIDNSKGAESTDGLDKVCTSSVDNAKSGTDISTKGNIIHTESEIVDSAEGEVGSIDERKSECTTRNPENTFETNGKEAESHVPSHGDIAADESESTNNSETKDTTLSLRSTDGFIDGLKSLSGSEPPSELFAAVNSGSDDTPIKVSDRGPEEAAETVKDDEEPGAETEQESFAAIVISSSHDGDNSDLKPDRKEKEELNGDLRDPEGFVEPDSPSHDEKSDSCDSTSLTKNTAFDTEKSLLETVAQAEQLDDVESQTLQCEDQMDESNAEVSSETEAIDNMLNTPDSPKEATEIGSIEQDHSTEESAVAEDPEHKNSQNDQQSETHLCPLAEQLHEPSKDKSEDNDSSQPTLQGSDEVGGEDEEGQSFDFDDMDMEAAIVTNLPKNPKQEEVEEGVEVMADESNNGSLGLCQSNTESNENTQGEPVESNDEKCTVDGGNQIDTLDKDNQKSLAHEEAMSENVENVCEKQKNMPEKEVGVADEPRHIIEEGSVLNVGELGGVAENINQATSLPVEEGLDAIKHEIQGEDLVLPESADQVASNKEPPQTGKDVKKNGKKGKGKAKEDCKMS, from the exons GCCGAGGCCAGGCTCGTAGCGAAGAGGGCAGCCAGGGCAGAGGCCAGAGAGATCCGCATGAAGGAGCTGGAGAGACAGCAGAAAGAG ATCTTTCAGGTGCAGAAG AAATATTATGGCTTGAACACCAAATTAGATGACCCAGTGGACAGCAAATGGGGAGATATTGAACAATGGATG GAGGACAGTGAGAGATACTCACGTTCTTCACGGATACAAACG cTCTCAGACGACGATGAGCGGATGTCAGTGGGAAGCCGGGGCAGTGTCAGG TCGGATCTTGATGCAGTTGGGACGTATGGTGGAGGG GACTCCTCATCACACTCACAAAAGaagtcaaagaaaaagaagaaacataaGCACAAAGACAGAGAT AGGAACGGCTATGATGATGATTACAGTGTAATATCCAGCAGG AGCTCAAGACTCAGTGATGAAAGCAGAGTGTCTCGCTCCTCCAGACTAAACCTAACG AGCTCCAGACTAAGTGATGACAACCGGGTGTCTCGTGCCTCCAGATTAGAATTGCAGCCG GCCTCTTATGCTTCCTCTGACTTGTACAGCTTCAATGGTCTGTCCTCTTCGAGAAACCCAGGTTCAACTTTCAATGGTTACCAG TTCTACAGGTCACTCAGTCAGATCACCCAGCAGCTCTATCGTAGG AGTTCCTTATATGAAGACGGTCTCTGCAGTGGGTCCCGGCGAGTCGCTGGCTCCAGCTCTCAT CCTTTAGAGTACACTAGTTATCgcagctccagctccagagCATCCTCCAGGGCCGGTTCGGCCCGCGCCAGCCCAGTG GACAACTGCAGCTCTGTTGCCAGTTTTTTGAGGAGTGCGGCCAGTAGCAGTGGCCTCCCCCGGGACCTGGACGATGTTACTATTCCTGACTTTCCTGATGTGAGTCGCTTTGCACCCGCAGGAGGCCGAGCCTGTGAT GTGGAGGACAGAGATTATCTTGAGAAG ggATCTCGAGCAGCTTCTGCCATAACAGCAGCAACCCTCACCTCCTTAGGCGGGACTTCCTCACGGAGAGGAAGTGGCGAGACGGCTATAACTGTAGATGCAGAGACCTCTCTACGAGAAATCAAG GAGATTCACGAACTGAAGGATCAGATTCAAGATGTGGAAACCAAGTACACGCAGAACCTAAAAGAAGTCAAG GATGTATTAGCAGAAGTGGAGGAGAAGTATCGTAAGGCCATGGTGTCCAACGCCCAGCTGGATAATGAGAAAAACAACCTGATGTACCAGGTGGACACACTCAAGGACTCGCTCATGGAGCTGGAGGAACTGCTGTCTGAGTCACGCCGGGAATATGAGGAGAAAGTCAAG GAATACGAGCGAGAGAAATATGCCCACAGTGTGCTTCAGTTCCAGTTCAATGAAATGAAGGAGACGCTAAAACAAAGTGAAGAGCTGttaaat GAGATTCGTCAGCTGCGTATGAAACAGGAGGGTTTTGTTAGTGAAATATCTGACCTGCAGGAGACGGTGGAGTGGAAGGATAAAAAAATTGGG GCTTTAGAGCGACAGAAAGAATACACAGATGCAATCCGAATTGAGCGAGATGAGCTCAGAGAAGAGGTGGTGAATCTGAAAGACATTCTGAAG aAACATGGAATAGTACTGGGACCTGATCTAAACATCAATGGAGACAGTGGTGAGGCAGAAGTTGACGGGTCCCCCAGTGCAGACCCTGCTTCCCAACCGGCTCAGGGTTCACAGACCTCCCCAACGGAGGGGAACAGCATGCTCG GCAACACAGAGGAGACTCAGTTGAGAAGTAGcggagaggaagaggtggatCCGGAGCAGCATCAAGAAATGTTTGAGGAAGCCAAAGAGAATCATTTGAGCTCTGATACACTCTGTAATGTTGCTGGTGTGTCCACACTAGAAACATCTAGCGAAGAACAGCCAACAGAAGAACAAAAGACATGCTTAGCTACAGAAGAAGACGATGTTGAAGAAACTGGCCTCGGTAACGACTTAAATGTTGGCACTGATGACCATTCGATCACAGAAGCCAAAGACATAATAGTTTGCAGCCCCGAGCTTCAAGGGATTGTAACAAGTTCTGACAAAAATGTTACAGAAACGCCTGAGGGGGGAGATTTAGGGGAGACAGAAACCACAAGCAGTAGTGttgacacacacagtgatgacaTTAGAGAGTCATGTAACAACCTTTTTGaagagcaacaaaacaaagaggaagCTGTTGAGGAAAGCAATTTGAGAAATACAGAATCATGTCCTCAGCAAAAAGTTGCACAAGATGTTATGAAAGAAAGTTTACCTGATGAGTCCGTCCCACCTGTATCAAACACCAAACCTCAACAAGAGCCTGAGAATGCTCAAGACGCAGAGAATGACGAGGCAGGGGAAATATCAAGTAAATCTCAGCCTCAGGGTGCTACTGCTTcagggaaaaagaagaaaaagaagaggagaggcaaaaagaaaggaggaacTGAGGATAAGAACCAACAAAAAGATGGAATAGATAAAGAAAAgggcaaaacagaaaaagacattgAATCGGCTGCACAAGATAATCAGCCAACGACAGAACCTGACATTGACGGTTCTGTCACTGAAACCCTCAAGGAATCGAGTGTGGATGAAGTTAAAAATGAGCAAGAAACTGAGGAGGTAGATGGAGTAGAAGCAGTGAAACCCACTGAAAACGTTTCTTACAATGAAACTCACAAAGAATCAAGAATGGATCATACAGATGAGCATGACAAGGAACAAACGGAGAACATAGAAGAAGTAGAAGCTGTAGCAActactgaaaccttttctcaCATTGAAACTTTCAAGGAAATACAAGTGGATCATGTTACGGATTACAAGGAACAAAGTTTGGAAACTGAAACATTAGAGGCAGTGTCACCCACTGAATTCTTTTCTCATGTTGAAACTCTCAAGGAATCCAGCACAGATCCCAAAAAGGATGAGCAAGACCAGGAACAAACTTTGGAAACTGAGAAAGTAGAAGAAGTGGGATCTCTAACAAGTTCTGTTCCAGAGACCAACCTCAGTACTTATGATCTTATTGACAACTCCAAAGGTGCAGAGAGCACTGATGGTCTTGATAAAGTGTGTACTTCCAGTGTAGATAACGCTAAAAGTGGAACAGACATCTCAACTAAGGGTAATATCATCCATACTGAGTCAGAAATTGTTGATAGTGCTGAGGGTGAGGTTGGGTCTATTGATGAGAGGAAATCCGAATGCACAACTAGAAACCCCGAAAACACCTTTGAAACAAACGGTAAGGAAGCTGAATCACATGTTCCAAGCCATGGTGACATTGCTGCTGATGAATCTGAATCCACAAACAATTCTGAGACCAAGGATACCACACTGTCCCTGCGTTCTACTGATGGCTTCATTGACGGTCTTAAGAGCTTGTCTGGCTCAGAGCCGCCTTCGGAGCTGTTTGCAGCCGTGAACTCGGGCAGTGATGACACTCCCATCAAGGTTTCCGATAGAGGTCCCGAGGAGGCAGCTGAGACAGTCAAAGATGATGAGGAGCCAGGAGCAGAGACTGAACAAGAATCCTTTGCTGCCATTGTCATTTCTTCTAGTCATGACGGGGATAATTCAGACCTAAAaccagacagaaaagaaaaagaggagctGAATGGAGACTTAAGGGACCCTGAAGGTTTTGTTGAGCCAGACAGCCCCTCACATGATGAAAAAAGTGACAGTTGTGACAGTACATCTTTAACGAAAAACACAGCATTTGACACTGAAAAGAGTCTGCTGGAGACTGTAGCGCAGGCCGAACAATTGGACGATGTAGAAAGCCAGACATTACAGTGTGAGGATCAGATGGATGAATCAAATGCTGAAGTGTCCTCTGAAACAGAAGCGATTGATAACATGTTAAATACACCAGACTCTCCAAAAGAAGCTACTGAAATTGGGTCTATTGAGCAGGACCACAGTACTGAAGAATCAGCCGTAGCAGAAGATCcagaacataaaaacagtcaaaatgatCAGCAAAGTGAGACACATCTTTGTCCTTTGGCAGAGCAACTGCATGAACCCAGCAAAGACAAGTCTGAGGATAATGATTCATCTCAACCCACCCTGCAGGGCAGTGATGAAGTGGGCGGTGAAGATGAGGAAGGGCAGTCTTTTGATTTTGATGACATGGATATGGAGGCGGCTATAGTGACAAATCTCCCTAAAAATCCAAAACAGGAAGAAGTTGAGGAGGGAGTTGAAGTCATGGCAGATGAAAGCAACAATGGTAGTTTAGGGCTGTGCCAAAGTAATACTGAGTCAAATGAAAATACACAGGGCGAGCCAGTTGAAAGCAATGATGAGAAGTGTACGGTCGATGGGGGTAACCAGATAGATACACTAGATAAAGACAACCAAAAGTCTTTGGCTCATGAAGAAGCCATGTctgaaaatgtggaaaatgtgtgtgaaaagcagaaaaacatgcCTGAGAAAGAAGTAGGTGTAGCAGATGAGCCCAGGCACATCATAGAGGAAGGAAGTGTTTTGAATGTTGGAGAGTTGGGTGGTGTTGCAGAGAACATTAACCAGGCAACGTCTTTACCCGTAGAGGAAGGATTAGATGCCATTAAGCATGAGATACAGGGTGAAGATTTGGTTTTACCAGAGAGTGCAGACCAAGTGGCCAGCAATAAAGAGCCACCGCAGACAGGGAAAGATGTGAAGAAGAACGGCAAGAAAGGCAAAGGCAAGGCCAAAGAGGACTGTAAGATGTCTTAG
- the lrrfip1a gene encoding uncharacterized protein lrrfip1a isoform X34, producing MGTQGTGRKRSTKKERSTAEDDALNVIAREAEARLVAKRAARAEAREIRMKELERQQKEEDSERYSRSSRIQTLSDDDERMSVGSRGSVRSDLDAVGTYGGGDSSSHSQKKSKKKKKHKHKDRDRNGYDDDYSVISSRSSRLSDESRVSRSSRLNLTSSRLSDDNRVSRASRLELQPASYASSDLYSFNGLSSSRNPGSTFNGYQFYRSLSQITQQLYRRSSLYEDGLCSGSRRVAGSSSHPLEYTSYRSSSSRASSRAGSARASPVDNCSSVASFLRSAASSSGLPRDLDDVTIPDFPDVSRFAPAGGRACDVEDRDYLEKGSRAASAITAATLTSLGGTSSRRGSGETAITVDAETSLREIKDVLAEVEEKYRKAMVSNAQLDNEKNNLMYQVDTLKDSLMELEELLSESRREYEEKVKEYEREKYAHSVLQFQFNEMKETLKQSEELLNKHGIVLGPDLNINGDSGEAEVDGSPSADPASQPAQGSQTSPTEGNSMLGNTEETQLRSSGEEEVDPEQHQEMFEEAKENHLSSDTLCNVAGVSTLETSSEEQPTEEQKTCLATEEDDVEETGLGNDLNVGTDDHSITEAKDIIVCSPELQGIVTSSDKNVTETPEGGDLGETETTSSSVDTHSDDIRESCNNLFEEQQNKEEAVEESNLRNTESCPQQKVAQDVMKESLPDESVPPVSNTKPQQEPENAQDAENDEAGEISSKSQPQGATASGKKKKKKRRGKKKGGTEDKNQQKDGIDKEKGKTEKDIESAAQDNQPTTEPDIDGSVTETLKESSVDEVKNEQETEEVDGVEAVKPTENVSYNETHKESRMDHTDEHDKEQTENIEEVEAVATTETFSHIETFKEIQVDHVTDYKEQSLETETLEAVSPTEFFSHVETLKESSTDPKKDEQDQEQTLETEKVEEVGSLTSSVPETNLSTYDLIDNSKGAESTDGLDKVCTSSVDNAKSGTDISTKGNIIHTESEIVDSAEGEVGSIDERKSECTTRNPENTFETNGKEAESHVPSHGDIAADESESTNNSETKDTTLSLRSTDGFIDGLKSLSGSEPPSELFAAVNSGSDDTPIKVSDRGPEEAAETVKDDEEPGAETEQESFAAIVISSSHDGDNSDLKPDRKEKEELNGDLRDPEGFVEPDSPSHDEKSDSCDSTSLTKNTAFDTEKSLLETVAQAEQLDDVESQTLQCEDQMDESNAEVSSETEAIDNMLNTPDSPKEATEIGSIEQDHSTEESAVAEDPEHKNSQNDQQSETHLCPLAEQLHEPSKDKSEDNDSSQPTLQGSDEVGGEDEEGQSFDFDDMDMEAAIVTNLPKNPKQEEVEEGVEVMADESNNGSLGLCQSNTESNENTQGEPVESNDEKCTVDGGNQIDTLDKDNQKSLAHEEAMSENVENVCEKQKNMPEKEVGVADEPRHIIEEGSVLNVGELGGVAENINQATSLPVEEGLDAIKHEIQGEDLVLPESADQVASNKEPPQTGKDVKKNGKKGKGKAKEDCKMS from the exons GCCGAGGCCAGGCTCGTAGCGAAGAGGGCAGCCAGGGCAGAGGCCAGAGAGATCCGCATGAAGGAGCTGGAGAGACAGCAGAAAGAG GAGGACAGTGAGAGATACTCACGTTCTTCACGGATACAAACG cTCTCAGACGACGATGAGCGGATGTCAGTGGGAAGCCGGGGCAGTGTCAGG TCGGATCTTGATGCAGTTGGGACGTATGGTGGAGGG GACTCCTCATCACACTCACAAAAGaagtcaaagaaaaagaagaaacataaGCACAAAGACAGAGAT AGGAACGGCTATGATGATGATTACAGTGTAATATCCAGCAGG AGCTCAAGACTCAGTGATGAAAGCAGAGTGTCTCGCTCCTCCAGACTAAACCTAACG AGCTCCAGACTAAGTGATGACAACCGGGTGTCTCGTGCCTCCAGATTAGAATTGCAGCCG GCCTCTTATGCTTCCTCTGACTTGTACAGCTTCAATGGTCTGTCCTCTTCGAGAAACCCAGGTTCAACTTTCAATGGTTACCAG TTCTACAGGTCACTCAGTCAGATCACCCAGCAGCTCTATCGTAGG AGTTCCTTATATGAAGACGGTCTCTGCAGTGGGTCCCGGCGAGTCGCTGGCTCCAGCTCTCAT CCTTTAGAGTACACTAGTTATCgcagctccagctccagagCATCCTCCAGGGCCGGTTCGGCCCGCGCCAGCCCAGTG GACAACTGCAGCTCTGTTGCCAGTTTTTTGAGGAGTGCGGCCAGTAGCAGTGGCCTCCCCCGGGACCTGGACGATGTTACTATTCCTGACTTTCCTGATGTGAGTCGCTTTGCACCCGCAGGAGGCCGAGCCTGTGAT GTGGAGGACAGAGATTATCTTGAGAAG ggATCTCGAGCAGCTTCTGCCATAACAGCAGCAACCCTCACCTCCTTAGGCGGGACTTCCTCACGGAGAGGAAGTGGCGAGACGGCTATAACTGTAGATGCAGAGACCTCTCTACGAGAAATCAAG GATGTATTAGCAGAAGTGGAGGAGAAGTATCGTAAGGCCATGGTGTCCAACGCCCAGCTGGATAATGAGAAAAACAACCTGATGTACCAGGTGGACACACTCAAGGACTCGCTCATGGAGCTGGAGGAACTGCTGTCTGAGTCACGCCGGGAATATGAGGAGAAAGTCAAG GAATACGAGCGAGAGAAATATGCCCACAGTGTGCTTCAGTTCCAGTTCAATGAAATGAAGGAGACGCTAAAACAAAGTGAAGAGCTGttaaat aAACATGGAATAGTACTGGGACCTGATCTAAACATCAATGGAGACAGTGGTGAGGCAGAAGTTGACGGGTCCCCCAGTGCAGACCCTGCTTCCCAACCGGCTCAGGGTTCACAGACCTCCCCAACGGAGGGGAACAGCATGCTCG GCAACACAGAGGAGACTCAGTTGAGAAGTAGcggagaggaagaggtggatCCGGAGCAGCATCAAGAAATGTTTGAGGAAGCCAAAGAGAATCATTTGAGCTCTGATACACTCTGTAATGTTGCTGGTGTGTCCACACTAGAAACATCTAGCGAAGAACAGCCAACAGAAGAACAAAAGACATGCTTAGCTACAGAAGAAGACGATGTTGAAGAAACTGGCCTCGGTAACGACTTAAATGTTGGCACTGATGACCATTCGATCACAGAAGCCAAAGACATAATAGTTTGCAGCCCCGAGCTTCAAGGGATTGTAACAAGTTCTGACAAAAATGTTACAGAAACGCCTGAGGGGGGAGATTTAGGGGAGACAGAAACCACAAGCAGTAGTGttgacacacacagtgatgacaTTAGAGAGTCATGTAACAACCTTTTTGaagagcaacaaaacaaagaggaagCTGTTGAGGAAAGCAATTTGAGAAATACAGAATCATGTCCTCAGCAAAAAGTTGCACAAGATGTTATGAAAGAAAGTTTACCTGATGAGTCCGTCCCACCTGTATCAAACACCAAACCTCAACAAGAGCCTGAGAATGCTCAAGACGCAGAGAATGACGAGGCAGGGGAAATATCAAGTAAATCTCAGCCTCAGGGTGCTACTGCTTcagggaaaaagaagaaaaagaagaggagaggcaaaaagaaaggaggaacTGAGGATAAGAACCAACAAAAAGATGGAATAGATAAAGAAAAgggcaaaacagaaaaagacattgAATCGGCTGCACAAGATAATCAGCCAACGACAGAACCTGACATTGACGGTTCTGTCACTGAAACCCTCAAGGAATCGAGTGTGGATGAAGTTAAAAATGAGCAAGAAACTGAGGAGGTAGATGGAGTAGAAGCAGTGAAACCCACTGAAAACGTTTCTTACAATGAAACTCACAAAGAATCAAGAATGGATCATACAGATGAGCATGACAAGGAACAAACGGAGAACATAGAAGAAGTAGAAGCTGTAGCAActactgaaaccttttctcaCATTGAAACTTTCAAGGAAATACAAGTGGATCATGTTACGGATTACAAGGAACAAAGTTTGGAAACTGAAACATTAGAGGCAGTGTCACCCACTGAATTCTTTTCTCATGTTGAAACTCTCAAGGAATCCAGCACAGATCCCAAAAAGGATGAGCAAGACCAGGAACAAACTTTGGAAACTGAGAAAGTAGAAGAAGTGGGATCTCTAACAAGTTCTGTTCCAGAGACCAACCTCAGTACTTATGATCTTATTGACAACTCCAAAGGTGCAGAGAGCACTGATGGTCTTGATAAAGTGTGTACTTCCAGTGTAGATAACGCTAAAAGTGGAACAGACATCTCAACTAAGGGTAATATCATCCATACTGAGTCAGAAATTGTTGATAGTGCTGAGGGTGAGGTTGGGTCTATTGATGAGAGGAAATCCGAATGCACAACTAGAAACCCCGAAAACACCTTTGAAACAAACGGTAAGGAAGCTGAATCACATGTTCCAAGCCATGGTGACATTGCTGCTGATGAATCTGAATCCACAAACAATTCTGAGACCAAGGATACCACACTGTCCCTGCGTTCTACTGATGGCTTCATTGACGGTCTTAAGAGCTTGTCTGGCTCAGAGCCGCCTTCGGAGCTGTTTGCAGCCGTGAACTCGGGCAGTGATGACACTCCCATCAAGGTTTCCGATAGAGGTCCCGAGGAGGCAGCTGAGACAGTCAAAGATGATGAGGAGCCAGGAGCAGAGACTGAACAAGAATCCTTTGCTGCCATTGTCATTTCTTCTAGTCATGACGGGGATAATTCAGACCTAAAaccagacagaaaagaaaaagaggagctGAATGGAGACTTAAGGGACCCTGAAGGTTTTGTTGAGCCAGACAGCCCCTCACATGATGAAAAAAGTGACAGTTGTGACAGTACATCTTTAACGAAAAACACAGCATTTGACACTGAAAAGAGTCTGCTGGAGACTGTAGCGCAGGCCGAACAATTGGACGATGTAGAAAGCCAGACATTACAGTGTGAGGATCAGATGGATGAATCAAATGCTGAAGTGTCCTCTGAAACAGAAGCGATTGATAACATGTTAAATACACCAGACTCTCCAAAAGAAGCTACTGAAATTGGGTCTATTGAGCAGGACCACAGTACTGAAGAATCAGCCGTAGCAGAAGATCcagaacataaaaacagtcaaaatgatCAGCAAAGTGAGACACATCTTTGTCCTTTGGCAGAGCAACTGCATGAACCCAGCAAAGACAAGTCTGAGGATAATGATTCATCTCAACCCACCCTGCAGGGCAGTGATGAAGTGGGCGGTGAAGATGAGGAAGGGCAGTCTTTTGATTTTGATGACATGGATATGGAGGCGGCTATAGTGACAAATCTCCCTAAAAATCCAAAACAGGAAGAAGTTGAGGAGGGAGTTGAAGTCATGGCAGATGAAAGCAACAATGGTAGTTTAGGGCTGTGCCAAAGTAATACTGAGTCAAATGAAAATACACAGGGCGAGCCAGTTGAAAGCAATGATGAGAAGTGTACGGTCGATGGGGGTAACCAGATAGATACACTAGATAAAGACAACCAAAAGTCTTTGGCTCATGAAGAAGCCATGTctgaaaatgtggaaaatgtgtgtgaaaagcagaaaaacatgcCTGAGAAAGAAGTAGGTGTAGCAGATGAGCCCAGGCACATCATAGAGGAAGGAAGTGTTTTGAATGTTGGAGAGTTGGGTGGTGTTGCAGAGAACATTAACCAGGCAACGTCTTTACCCGTAGAGGAAGGATTAGATGCCATTAAGCATGAGATACAGGGTGAAGATTTGGTTTTACCAGAGAGTGCAGACCAAGTGGCCAGCAATAAAGAGCCACCGCAGACAGGGAAAGATGTGAAGAAGAACGGCAAGAAAGGCAAAGGCAAGGCCAAAGAGGACTGTAAGATGTCTTAG